One bacterium genomic window carries:
- the cas2 gene encoding CRISPR-associated endonuclease Cas2 → MFVVVSYDVKTENIAGKRRLRRVAKVCKDYGQRVQFSVFECIVSPDEWVLLKSKLLAEIKPEEDSLRFYFLGSNWKQRVEHVGAKKTVDLEGPLII, encoded by the coding sequence GTCAAAACAGAAAACATTGCAGGCAAGCGTCGTTTAAGACGAGTGGCAAAAGTTTGTAAAGATTATGGACAGAGAGTTCAGTTTTCTGTTTTTGAGTGCATTGTTTCTCCCGATGAATGGGTTCTTTTAAAATCAAAATTGCTTGCTGAAATAAAACCTGAAGAAGATAGTTTAAGATTCTATTTTCTTGGTTCAAATTGGAAACAACGTGTAGAGCATGTAGGGGCTAAAAAAACAGTTGATTTAGAAGGGCCACTAATAATTTAA